Genomic window (Kosakonia sp. BYX6):
TTGACATAGACTTTGCTACTTATCTGTTTTTTCCCCGCAGAAAAATGCATATTGCCGACGTTCACCTCGCCAAGTTCAATGCCACCTTCAATCAGTTTCCGTACTGTTTCTGGTGTACGGCAAATAAGGAATATTTTTTGGTGAGGCGCAGCTTTACCGAGAATATTTATCGTTTTTTCCAGAGAAAAGAAGCGGATACCAAACCCATAGGTCTCTGCTGTTATGCCCATCAATTTCTGCTGTAATGTGTCTTTCTCCACT
Coding sequences:
- the agaB gene encoding PTS galactosamine transporter subunit IIB, which codes for MSSPNILLTRIDNRLVHGQVGVTWTSAIGANLLVVVDDEVEKDTLQQKLMGITAETYGFGIRFFSLEKTINILGKAAPHQKIFLICRTPETVRKLIEGGIELGEVNVGNMHFSAGKKQISSKVYVNEQDLDDLHFIKHHGAHVFIQDVPGDAKSYIPG